A window from Kluyveromyces lactis strain NRRL Y-1140 chromosome E complete sequence encodes these proteins:
- the PPA2 gene encoding inorganic diphosphatase PPA2 (similar to uniprot|P28239 Saccharomyces cerevisiae YMR267W PPA2 Mitochondrial inorganic pyrophosphatase required for mitochondrial function and possibly involved in energy generation from inorganic pyrophosphate) has translation MSRDMRRASQHLRLIGNHLHARNYHNVLVGSKYSSSFKQYLQLPNGEIGSYFHDVPLDLDVDAKTCNMIVEVPRWSNGKFEISKTEPFNPITQDIKKGKPRFVNNIFPYHGYIHNYGAIPQTWEQPLIEVLPGFKGDNDPLDCCEIGSSIAKMGDIKKVKLLGSLALIDDGELDWKVICIDIEDPIAIKLNKLADVDTVMPGLLDATRTWFRDYKIPAGKQPNVFAFEGEYQDQASTLSTVQECHEAWNALVRGEIKADGSEAEIPSIVRAGTHIRVEPNQQNDTPIPQEVDKWYYV, from the coding sequence ATGTCTAGAGATATGAGAAGGGCTTCGCAACATTTGAGGTTGATTGGCAACCATTTACATGCTAGAAACTACCACAACGTTTTGGTTGGAAGCAAATACTCATCGTCTTTTAAACAGTACTTGCAGCTGCCAAACGGTGAAATTGGGTCCTATTTCCACGATGTGCCATTAGACTTAGATGTTGATGCCAAAACATGTAACATGATCGTAGAGGTTCCACGTTGGAGTAATGGGAAGTTTGAAATCAGTAAGACCGAACCATTTAACCCCATCACACAGGACATAAAGAAAGGCAAGCCACGATTTGTCAATAACATTTTCCCTTACCATGGATACATTCATAACTATGGGGCTATCCCACAGACATGGGAACAGCCACTTATTGAAGTATTGCCCGGTTTCAAGGGTGATAATGACCCATTGGACTGTTGTGAAATTGGTTCCAGCATCGCCAAAATGGgagatatcaaaaaagtAAAGCTTCTAGGGTCATTAGCCCTCATTGACGATGGAGAACTCGATTGGAAAGTCATTTGTATCGACATTGAAGATCCCATTGCTATAAAATTGAACAAGTTGGCAGATGTAGACACTGTTATGCCTGGTCTCTTGGATGCAACTAGAACATGGTTCAGAGATTACAAGATTCCTGCTGGGAAACAACCTAATGTGTTTGCATTCGAAGGTGAGTACCAGGACCAAGCATCTACACTTTCTACGGTACAAGAATGTCACGAAGCCTGGAATGCTCTAGTTAGGGGAGAAATTAAAGCAGATGGATCAGAGGCCGAGATTCCCTCCATTGTCAGAGCGGGAACTCACATAAGAGTTGAACCTAATCAACAAAATGACACACCAATCCCACAAGAAGTGGACAAATGGTACTATGTATGA
- the RSN1 gene encoding Rsn1p (similar to uniprot|Q03516 Saccharomyces cerevisiae YMR266W RSN1 Overexpression rescues sro7/sop1 in NaCl. Encodes a membrane protein.), with amino-acid sequence MASSDDDDTRNTSTSQVVTSLVFNIVVFAVFFISFILLRLKIKRIYQPKSSFDLINDEKKPQPLPSGIWQWIVPLLKKSDNFIIQQAGLDGYFFIRYLFIISAYCGFSMLYMFPVLLPINAVNGVAKKGFDMLAYSNVTEKGRYYGHVFCGWIFYWGFLFVIYRELTLYNSLRHSILASPRYAKKLSSRTVLFQSVPDQYLSETEFAKLFEHTKNIWIARSAKQLSKLVKERDALALKLEAAETSYLKMAVKAISKEKKKKGGADPSKIANDITQYVPEKKRPSHRLKPVIGKKVDTINYAKEKLPELNAKIQELQNKHMEEKPMNSVFVEFNTQYDAQKAVQMVSHHSPLSLTPAYVGISPTDVQWFNLRMFWLERLVRKFGSIAAIVALVILWAFPVAFVGMVSNITYLTNKLPWLKFIYNMPDQLLGIITSLAPTIALAVLMMLLPIFIRKMALIAGAPSYQHVEYFTQQAYFAFQVIQVFLVTTLASSATSTVTAIVEEPTSAMNLLAENLPKSSNFYVGYIILQGLSISSGALLQIVPLILFFVLGMFLDSTARKKYARFTSLSSMAWGTTFPVYTNLAVITFSYAIISPLILLFACVAFFLLYVAYLYNLTYVFQESPDSRGIHYPRALFQTMVGLYLGQICLLGLFVVGKGWGPIVLQAICLGVTVFVHLNFNSAFDHLMAFEPVDTMKALDGKSNTPSYIRDFVEPEKDEIKELPPFQIKKYHPRSSSQFDQRTTSILSDNTYEIQTGVFDTDNENTLNTVPLLADGDMTPVPPAPFWKRFLLPHIYYSYKAVKTRLPEIYNLPDPTEITDEKEIKHAYDFPTVSAKCPFLWIPRDPYGFSTVQIADLAGVVEISDEGARFTESGSIEWETAPPSYNDSQMQVVSNPFDEQDEDNLQREE; translated from the coding sequence ATGGCTTCctctgatgatgatgatacgAGGAACACCTCGACGTCCCAAGTTGTGACGTCTTTGGTGTTTAACATTGTTGTTTTCGCTGTgtttttcatctcttttATCCTTTTAAGACTCAAGATCAAGCGTATCTACCAACCTAAGTCATCctttgatttgattaatGATGAGAAAAAGCCTCAGCCTTTGCCCAGTGGTATTTGGCAATGGATTGTTcctttgttgaagaaatcggATAATTTTATCATTCAACAAGCCGGGCTCGATGggtatttctttatcagataccttttcattatttctgCTTACTGTGGTTTTTCAATGCTGTATATGTTCCCCGTGTTGCTCCCTATCAACGCAGTCAATGGTGTTGCTAAGAAAGGTTTCGATATGTTGGCTTACTCCAACGTTACGGAGAAGGGAAGATATTACGGTCACGTGTTTTGTGGCTGGATATTCTATTGGGGGTTCTTGTTCGTCATCTATAGGGAATTGACCCTTTACAACTCGTTGAGACACAGTATCCTTGCATCTCCACGTTACGCTAAGAAGTTATCCTCAAGGACCGTGTTGTTCCAATCTGTTCCGGATCAGTACTTGTCTGAAACTGAATTCGCCAAGTTGTTTGAACATACTAAGAACATTTGGATCGCTAGAAGTGCGAAGCAATTGAGTAAATTGGTTAAAGAGAGAGATGCTTTGGCTCTCAAGTTGGAAGCTGCTGAGACCTCTTACTTGAAGATGGCAGTTAAAGCCATTAGcaaggaaaagaagaagaaaggtGGTGCCGATCCAAGTAAGATTGCTAACGATATTACTCAATACGTGccagagaagaaaagacCTTCTCATAGGTTGAAACCTGTTATTGGTAAGAAAGTGGATACTATCAACTATGCAAAGGAGAAGTTGCCTGAACTAAATGCAAAGATTCAAGAGTTGCAAAACAAACATATGGAAGAAAAACCAATGAATTCCGTCTTTGTCGAATTCAATACTCAGTACGATGCTCAGAAAGCGGTCCAAATGGTTAGTCACCATTCACCATTGTCATTGACTCCAGCGTACGTCGGTATCTCGCCTACAGACGTTCAATGGTTCAACTTGAGAATGTTCTGGTTGGAAAGATTGGTTAGAAAATTCGGTAGTATTGCTGCCATTGTTGCCTTGGTCATCTTGTGGGCTTTCCCCGTTGCATTTGTCGGTATGGTCTCCAATATCACCTACTTGACTAACAAATTACCATGGTTGAAATTTATCTACAACATGCCAGATCAATTGCTTGGTATCATAACCAGTTTGGCTCCAACCATCGCGTTGGCCGTGTTAATGATGCTGTTGCCTATCTTCATTAGAAAGATGGCCTTAATCGCTGGCGCACCTTCTTACCAGCATGTTGAATATTTCACTCAACAAGCTTATTTCGCATTCCAAGTTATCCAAGTGTTCTTAGTTACCACGTTGGCCTCCTCTGCTACTTCTACTGTTACTGCCATCGTCGAAGAGCCAACTTCCGCGATGAACTTGTTGGCTGAGAATTTACCTAAGAGTTCCAATTTCTACGTCGGTTACATCATTCTACAAGGTTTATCCATCTCATCAGGTGCCTTGCTGCAAATCGTGCCTTTGATCTTGTTCTTCGTGTTGGGGATGTTCCTTGATTCTACTGCAAGAAAAAAGTACGCTAGATTCACTTCACTATCCTCAATGGCGTGGGGTACTACATTCCCTGTTTACACTAACTTGGCTGTTATCACTTTCTCCTACGCGATCATCTCTCCATTGATCTTGCTGTTTGCATGTGTTGCATTCTTCCTATTATACGTTGCTTACCTTTACAATTTGACGTATGTGTTCCAGGAATCTCCAGATTCCCGTGGAATCCATTACCCAAGGGCTTTGTTCCAAACAATGGTCGGTTTGTACTTGGGACAAATTTGTTTGTTGGGTCtctttgttgttggtaAAGGTTGGGGTCCAATCGTGCTACAAGCCATTTGTCTAGGTGTCACTGTTTTCGTTCATCTAAACTTCAATTCAGCATTTGACCATTTAATGGCCTTTGAACCTGTTGATACAATGAAGGCATTGGATGGTAAATCAAACACACCATCTTACATCAGAGATTTCGTTGAACCAGAAAAGGATGAAATCAAGGAATTGCCACCATTCCAAATCAAGAAGTACCATCCTCGTTCCTCGTCACAATTCGACCAAAGAACTACATCCATTCTGAGTGACAACACTTACGAAATCCAAACTGGTGTCTTTGATACCGATAATGAAAACACTTTGAACACAGTTCCATTGCTAGCAGACGGTGACATGACTCCAGTGCCACCAGCTCCATTCTGGAAAAGGTTCTTACTCCCTCACATCTACTATTCTTACAAGGCTGTGAAAACAAGATTGCCCGAGATCTACAATCTACCAGATCCAACAGAAATAACcgatgaaaaagaaatcaagcATGCATACGATTTCCCAACAGTCTCAGCTAAATGTCCATTCCTATGGATTCCTCGTGATCCATATGGATTCTCTACAGTTCAGATTGCTGATTTAGCTGGTGTCGTTGAAATTTCTGATGAAGGTGCTCGTTTCACAGAATCTGGCTCTATTGAGTGGGAAACTGCTCCACCTTCTTACAATGATTCTCAAATGCAAGTTGTATCTAATCCGTTTGACgaacaagatgaagataatCTTCAGAGAGAGGAATAA
- a CDS encoding HAD domain phosphoesterase family swiss army knife RNA repair protein (some similarities with uniprot|Q03508 Saccharomyces cerevisiae YMR265C Hypothetical ORF) gives MQGANWKEHEVLQRWSSVKLAQFPQCKNSEVTKIHIYDFDQTLFVSPLPNPVLYPPSTINHLRYPNSLANGGWFMNSDILEYSVLCRKGKDSGKWNLTVAELVSMSIADENTLCILLTGRSEAQFTRVIEEAMKQFQEDFELSRGFDAVCLKKEQMTTASYKTSLIVSLLDFYSNVNQISIYDDRERHCKMFREFLKNYAETVRPALIPSVVIVPAIFYYLPSDVEIELVHNMVADSNKIVQSINERKKHQKHQKKKSFNKSGVSNGNFNIFHLHNSAMHSSYALDVETTIRLQEKAIHFLKSFEDLDADAIPESLDWFLYPYIPISLHESVAKVSVNDIAELLHEDGNVRDANSLASNIQKGHQYHQRSWQIKDFVYVAHGNVIGFRVEPADTVSEVPASSYYTYLLLAGPKSISFYTSQEMHNLRNAFHHYFVIDSKDQEVFTTYLGVYHNFRLKSAR, from the coding sequence ATGCAAGGTGCCAATTGGAAAGAGCATGAGGTGCTTCAGAGGTGGTCTTCTGTGAAATTGGCACAGTTCCCGCAGTGTAAGAATTCTGAAGTGACAAAGATCCATATCTATGATTTCGATCAAACGTTATTTGTTTCGCCGCTGCCGAACCCTGTTTTGTACCCGCCATCGACAATTAACCATTTGAGGTATCCTAATTCTTTGGCTAATGGAGGTTGGTTCATGAATAGCGATATTCTTGAGTATTCGGTTCTATGTAGGAAGGGTAAAGATTCAGGGAAATGGAATTTAACAGTGGCAGAATTGGTGTCTATGTCCATTGCTGATGAGAACACGTTATGTATCCTGCTTACAGGACGCTCGGAGGCTCAGTTCACGAGGGTTATCGAGGAAGCGATGAAACAGTTTCAAGAGGATTTTGAATTGTCCCGTGGGTTTGATGCTGTTTGCTTGAAAAAGGAACAGATGACGACAGCAAGTTATAAGACTTCGCTTATTGTATCGTTGTTGGACTTTTACAGTAACGTGAACCAGATATCTATATACGATGACCGGGAAAGACATTGCAAGATGTTCCGCGAGTTCCTGAAGAACTATGCGGAGACAGTTCGGCCCGCGTTGATACCCTCTGTAGTGATCGTACCGGCGATCTTTTACTATCTCCCATCAGATGTGGAGATAGAGCTAGTTCACAACATGGTCGCTGACAGCAATAAAATTGTGCAATCCATCAATGAGAGGAAGAAGCACCAGAAGCaccaaaagaagaaatctttcaataagTCTGGTGTTTCTAACGGCAATTTTAACATTTTCCACCTTCACAACTCTGCGATGCACTCGTCTTACGCGCTGGACGTCGAGACGACGATAAGATTGCAAGAAAAAGCGATACACTTCCTTAAGAGTTTCGAAGACCTCGATGCAGACGCTATCCCCGAATCGTTAGATTGGTTCCTTTACCCGTATATCCCAATAAGCCTTCACGAATCAGTTGCCAAAGTGAGTGTCAATGATATAGCTGAATTGTTGCATGAAGATGGGAATGTAAGAGATGCCAACTCCCTTGCTtcaaatatccaaaaaGGTCACCAATACCACCAAAGATCTTGGCAAATTAAGGACTTTGTATATGTTGCTCATGGAAACGTTATTGGATTCCGTGTTGAACCAGCAGATACTGTGTCAGAGGTGCCTGCGTCATCATATTACACGTATCTGCTTCTCGCGGGCCCGAAAAGCATTTCGTTTTATACTTCTCAAGAAATGCACAACTTGAGAAATGCATTCCATCATTACTTTGTTATAGATTCGAAAGACCAGGAGGTCTTCACTACGTATTTGGGAGTATATCACAACTTTAGATTGAAGAGTGCCAGATAA
- a CDS encoding HAD domain phosphoesterase family swiss army knife RNA repair protein (some similarities with uniprot|Q03508 Saccharomyces cerevisiae YMR265C Hypothetical ORF): MEHSVLFEWNSVDSALHVPALPRGGIHKICIYDFDNTLFKSPAPNPHLYSAELYSSLLSPHVFSNGGWWSEPRFLEILVDEWIKGSVDDSAFWNKDIVDSARRSWDDRDNGTLTILMTGRKQLLFSPLFEKLLKHPVFGRELLFHSAFLKRAGYPTTMKYKIACLRSVMDFYKEVNEIVIYDDRKQQLEGFELFFEDYKRETSRNFNHTLIAVKPVINYLPPGKEIGTVAKIFNEHNKDVRSKLEGLEMVHGPICSLGFQMDNLTLDEDSNTVRYLLDCRETHKIRQLVTQMSQDTNQAYPFSLPIIVPLGSLPGSQVEMFQNHNSVTPEASTEDFRKLIGDATCFCPNKVIDWSIREAISLESSRLAFSVGSTQQPGTHILFTSDYSDEDMQSVMDHINNRGSLAEINHSLPSFSAIAIPKYHYLAKTACDVE, translated from the coding sequence ATGGAACACAGTGTTTTATTCGAGTGGAATAGTGTTGATTCTGCTTTACACGTTCCGGCGTTACCACGCGGTGGGATTCACAAAATATGCATCTACGATTTCGATAATACGCTATTTAAATCACCAGCACCAAACCCACACTTGTATTCAGCAGAGTTATATTCGTCACTGTTGAGCCCGCATGTGTTCAGTAACGGTGGATGGTGGTCAGAGCCAAGGTTCTTGGAGATTTTGGTTGACGAATGGATAAAGGGTTCTGTCGATGACTCAGCATTTTGGAATAAAGACATCGTAGACTCCGCTAGAAGGTCCTGGGACGATAGGGATAACGGTACGTTGACGATACTAATGACAGGAAGAAAGCAGCTGTTGTTCAGCCCtctttttgaaaagttaCTAAAACATCCCGTGTTCGGCCGGGAATTATTGTTCCATTCTGCTTTCCTTAAGAGAGCTGGTTACCCAACCACGATGAAGTATAAGATCGCATGCCTGCGTTCTGTGATGGATTTCTACAAGGAAGTGAATGAGATTGTGATATATGATGATAGGAAACAGCAACTTGAAGGGTTCgaacttttctttgagGACTACAAGAGGGAAACTTCTCGTAATTTCAATCATACATTAATTGCGGTAAAACCGGTGATAAATTATTTACCTCCAGGAAAGGAGATTGGTACCGTTGCAAAGATATTTAACGAACACAACAAGGATGTTCGTTCGAAGTTGGAAGGTCTTGAAATGGTTCATGGCCCAATTTGTTCATTAGGGTTCCAAATGGACAATCTTACCTTGGATGAAGATTCGAATACCGTTCGGTATTTGCTGGATTGCCGAGAAACACACAAGATCCGTCAACTGGTTACTCAAATGTCGCAAGACACCAATCAAGCGTATCCGTTCTCACTTCCGATCATAGTACCATTAGGTTCGTTACCTGGGTCCCAAGTGGAAATGTTCCAAAATCACAACTCCGTGACACCAGAAGCGTCTACAGAAGATTTTAGGAAACTGATTGGTGATGCTACATGCTTCTGTCCCAACAAAGTCATAGACTGGTCCATCCGTGAAGCAATCTCTTTGGAATCATCAAGATTGGCATTTTCCGTCGGCTCGACCCAACAACCGGGAACCCATATATTGTTCACTTCGGACTACTCAGATGAAGATATGCAAAGTGTGATGGACCACATCAACAACAGGGGGTCTCTTGCTGAAATAAACCACTCACTACCCAGTTTCTCAGCAATAGCTATTCCAAAATACCATTATCTGGCAAAGACAGCATGCGACGTTGAATAA
- the CAC2 gene encoding Cac2p (similar to uniprot|Q04199 Saccharomyces cerevisiae YML102W CAC2 Component of the chromatin assembly complex (with Rlf2p and Msi1p) that assembles newly synthesized histones onto recently replicated DNA required for building functional kinetochores conserved from yeast to humans) has protein sequence MVQSESLQIYWHDSHPIYSLCFQPLSETNQNTRRLFTSGGDNKIRVWQLNESENDGKIETIDFLSSLTQHEQAVNVCRFNKQGDTLATAGDDGLLLLWKKNETMVKEFGVDDDEFQDFKESWAVWKRLRSGSASNAEIYDISWNPQGTCIAIASLDNTVRVFNVDQGKVVGHITEHNHYVQGIVWDPQGEFIVSQSADRSLAICKMIYEDNEVKGLQLVNKILKSELPRRKNPGEKELDFDKSKVTFLFHNETLPSFFRRLSMSPCGSLLCVPAGVFRNDEQTDASNNNPEYANAVYIYTRASLTSNSNKPVFSLPFLQKPALVVKFNPIMYETASEWVKAPYTLVFAVATTNEVLVYDTQNTSPIAIAGNLHYTPITDLAWSQDGTLLMISSTDGFCSYIHFTDNDFGTPLKDQSIPILTKELESQSQSQSQPESSQKASIVNLSTGAAETPNPSPAKRSISQLVSEAATTVGKEKLKRRVQPTLVTSDQPK, from the coding sequence ATGGTACAATCCGAGAGTTTACAGATATATTGGCATGACTCTCATCCGATATACTCGTTATGTTTTCAACCCTTATCAGAGACTAACCAGAACACTAGACGGTTGTTCACTTCGGGAGGTGACAATAAAATCAGGGTCTGGCAATTGAATGAGAGCGAAAATGATGGGAAGATAGAGAcaattgattttctttcgtCGTTGACGCAGCACGAACAAGCTGTCAACGTTTGTCGATTCAATAAGCAAGGTGACACGTTAGCCACGGCGGGAGACGATGGGTTATTGTTACtatggaagaagaacgaGACTATGGTAAAGGAATTTGGTgtagatgatgatgaattcCAAGATTTTAAGGAATCGTGGGCTGTATGGAAGCGATTAAGGTCAGGGTCAGCCTCGAATGCCGAGATTTATGATATTTCATGGAACCCTCAGGGAACGTGCATAGCTATTGCATCTTTGGATAACACCGTACGAGTGTTCAATGTGGATCAGGGAAAAGTGGTAGGACATATAACGGAGCATAATCATTACGTGCAAGGGATTGTATGGGACCCTCAGGGAGAATTTATCGTATCGCAATCTGCAGACAGATCATTGGCGATTTGTAAGATGATTTATGAGGACAACGAAGTAAAGGGCTTACAATTAGTGAATAAAATATTAAAATCAGAACTACCAAGGAGGAAAAATCCTGGTGAAAAAGAACTCGATTTTGATAAGTCGAAGGTGACTTTCTTATTCCATAACGAAACCCTTCCGTCATTTTTCAGAAGGCTGTCCATGTCACCATGCGGCAGTCTCTTATGTGTACCAGCTGGGGTCTTCAGAAATGATGAACAAACGGATGCCTCAAATAATAACCCAGAGTACGCGAATGCCGTATATATTTACACAAGGGCTTCTCtaacttcaaattcaaacaaacCCGTGTTTTCACTACCCTTTCTACAAAAACCGGCATTAGTGGTCAAGTTTAATCCTATCATGTACGAAACCGCGTCTGAATGGGTGAAAGCACCTTATACACTGGTATTCGCTGTAGCAACTACGAATGAAGTGCTGGTGTACGACACACAAAATACCAGTCCTATAGCGATCGCAGGAAATTTGCATTATACCCCCATAACAGATCTTGCGTGGAGCCAAGACGGAACATTACTAATGATATCAAGCACAGACGGGTTCTGCTCATATATTCACTTCACAGACAATGATTTTGGCACAcctttgaaagatcaaTCTATACCAATCTTGACGAAGGAACTCGAATCACAATCGCAATCACAATCACAACCAGAATCATCACAAAAGGCTAGTATCGTAAATCTTAGTACCGGTGCCGCCGAAACTCCAAACCCTTCACCAGCTAAAAGATCGATCTCGCAGCTTGTCTCAGAAGCTGCAACCACAGTTGGAAAGGAGAAGCTCAAACGCAGGGTTCAACCTACTCTCGTCACATCAGATCAACCTAAATAG
- the CUE1 gene encoding Cue1p (similar to uniprot|P38428 Saccharomyces cerevisiae YMR264W CUE1 Endoplasmic reticulum membrane protein that recruits the ubiquitin-conjugating enzyme Ubc7p to the ER where it functions in protein degradation contains a CUE domain that binds ubiquitin to facilitate intramolecular monoubiquitination) codes for MADQSFTLFIILAIAGYIAVKWFLSNNEQHPSIQINGFSSQSDSATASGTAASSNAASRQTRRRIRRRVNDDMIEVVQSLAPHLHPEQIRYDLEQTGSVETTVERYLSGRDMPFPPDYVPESETGGNSSNGQNQSTGSSVTTGNNTNNNSTSTDPRKRSNIKADNLLKKFNVDPQEDLSNLNPNDLSIEERKRLMVWQARKSMELKVENSEYLQSLLK; via the coding sequence ATGGCGGATCAAAGTTTCACATTATTTATCATTTTGGCTATTGCCGGTTATATTGCTGTGAAATGGTTTTTGAGCAATAACGAACAACATCCATCCATCCAAATCAATGGTTTTTCTTCGCAATCAGACTCTGCCACGGCTTCAGGTACCGCCGCGTCAAGTAATGCCGCTTCAAGACAGACTAGAAGGCGTATTCGTCGTAGAGTCAACGATGATATGATCGAAGTGGTACAATCCTTGGCTCCACATCTACATCCAGAACAGATCAGATACGACTTGGAACAAACCGGATCAGTTGAAACTACTGTAGAAAGATATCTCTCGGGTAGAGATATGCCATTCCCACCAGATTACGTCCCAGAATCTGAAACAGGTGgcaattcttccaatggTCAAAATCAATCGACCGGAAGCTCTGTAACTACAGGAAACAATACAAACAACAATAGCACATCTACAGATCCACGGAAAAGATCCAACATTAAAGCTGACAATCTGCTAAAAAAATTCAACGTGGATCCACAAGAAGATCTTTCAAACTTGAATCCCAACGATCTTTCcatagaagaaagaaagagattaaTGGTATGGCAGGCAAGAAAGAGTATGGAACTAAAGGTGGAAAACAGTGAATACCTACAGTCTCTACTGAAATGA
- the SAP30 gene encoding Sap30p (similar to uniprot|P38429 Saccharomyces cerevisiae YMR263W SAP30 Subunit of a histone deacetylase complex along with Rpd3p and Sin3p that is involved in silencing at telomeres rDNA and silent mating-type loci) has protein sequence MAPRGHNNSNSESESKGKSSNNATSGASTRTSVKQRLSSAQQQYLKDLNKKHIHNNHPKNEPLPNPMDFEQYSDEFLRRYKDRFQLKSPDNLSIQGYLLGSRIGKHTYSAKRNQKNVPDARVTKQELAKGVREHFDNYTVREAECLPQFIYKVQNQKKKFRMEFKG, from the coding sequence ATGGCACCAAGGGGACACAATAACTCAAATTCAGAGTCCGAATCTAAGGGCAAATCATCGAACAATGCAACTTCAGGTGCATCGACCAGGACCAGTGTGAAACAAAGACTCTCGAGTGCTCAACAGCAATACTTGAAGGActtgaacaagaaacatATACATAACAATCATCCGAAGAATGAGCCGCTCCCAAATCCGATGGATTTCGAACAATACTCCGATGAATTTTTAAGGCGGTATAAGGATAGgttccaattgaaatctcCAGATAATCTATCAATACAAGGGTACCTTCTAGGATCAAGGATTGGGAAACATACTTACTCGGCGAAACGAAACCAGAAAAATGTACCAGATGCAAGGGTTACGAAGCAGGAGCTTGCGAAAGGTGTCAGGGAACACTTCGATAACTATACCGTTCGAGAAGCGGAATGCCTTCCTCAGTTTATTTACAAAGTacaaaatcagaaaaagaagttcaGAATGGAGTTTAAGGGATGA